In Candidatus Binatia bacterium, one DNA window encodes the following:
- the mutS gene encoding DNA mismatch repair protein MutS: MGAGAQTSKAEKDGGRRKKKLTPMLAQYLSIKEQAGDAILFFRLGDFYELFFEDAERAAPILEVTLTSRNKGDPNPIPMCGVPYHAVEGYISKLLAADLNVAICDQVSDPAAAPGLVERDLVRIITPATVLEEGEGLVQTRQNHLTAMVRHSDGNAVGIATVEISTGELRVCLAPGLEAAREELGRIAPREVLFPPDDTDLEGLASSVTPAVSPRGAPDARWAPRVDDEIDRHLEGRRDEFSPAEREALRRALAYIAETLRCGFEHLRAPIRYEMSDHLLLDERSRRNLAVVEGGSGTAHGSLWWVLDETCTSMGSRHLRDWLLYPLQDLGRISERLDAIESLIESPGLRRELGTQLKAIGDFERLVARFGVGRAGPREAARLGRALDAAASVPELLIESGKTSLLVSLADSAQSPAGLGAHLAAMLADELPVHATDGGVVRPGADAEVDRLRGLGRDAEQLLAELESRERSSTGISSLKIRHHRVLGYFFDVTKPNLSLVPDHFVRRQSLASSERFSTPELQDLEQQLSTADARCREREAEIFQEVLELVRGQEVHLTAQAAALAVVDVLLGLADVAHQRNYVRPELHRGTSLDVREGRHPVVERTSAAGSFVSNDTQLDETDRQLMIITGPNMAGKSTYLRQVALITLMAHAGSFVPAASARISLTDRIWTRVGAGDDLVAGDSTFMVEMKETAAILSNLTSRTLVILDEIGRGTSTYDGIAIAWAVAEFLHDFEPAPGAHAKTLFATHFHELVALAQSHPRVVNASVTVREWKDDVLFLRKVVDGPASRSYGIAVARLAGVPDPVVARARDLLRKLESGEGPGGAEGLASATSAPTAQIELFSGPEETLRQSVASIEVDAMTPLEALNRLHALVTEARREDF; the protein is encoded by the coding sequence GTGGGAGCAGGCGCACAGACAAGCAAGGCCGAAAAAGACGGGGGCCGACGTAAAAAGAAGCTCACTCCGATGCTCGCCCAATACCTGAGCATCAAGGAGCAGGCCGGCGATGCGATCCTGTTTTTCCGCCTTGGTGATTTCTACGAATTATTCTTCGAAGACGCCGAACGGGCCGCTCCGATCCTCGAGGTAACACTGACCTCCCGCAACAAGGGCGATCCCAATCCGATCCCGATGTGTGGCGTCCCCTATCATGCTGTCGAAGGCTATATTTCCAAGCTGCTTGCGGCCGATTTGAATGTGGCGATTTGTGATCAAGTGAGCGACCCTGCGGCTGCGCCCGGGCTGGTGGAGAGAGATCTCGTTCGAATCATTACGCCCGCAACGGTTCTCGAGGAGGGCGAAGGACTCGTTCAGACGCGCCAGAACCACCTGACTGCAATGGTTCGTCACAGCGACGGAAATGCTGTCGGTATCGCGACTGTGGAGATCTCGACGGGGGAGTTGCGGGTCTGTCTGGCGCCCGGCCTGGAAGCTGCCCGCGAAGAACTCGGACGGATCGCTCCTCGCGAAGTTCTCTTCCCGCCGGACGATACGGATCTGGAAGGACTCGCCAGCAGCGTGACGCCAGCAGTCTCGCCGCGAGGGGCGCCGGATGCGCGATGGGCGCCACGCGTTGACGACGAGATCGACAGGCATCTGGAAGGGCGCAGGGACGAGTTCTCTCCGGCCGAGCGGGAAGCCTTGCGAAGAGCATTGGCCTATATCGCCGAGACCTTGCGTTGCGGCTTCGAGCATCTGCGCGCGCCGATTCGTTATGAGATGTCCGATCATCTTCTTCTCGACGAGCGCTCGCGCCGGAATCTGGCGGTGGTCGAGGGAGGTTCGGGTACCGCCCATGGCTCGCTGTGGTGGGTTCTTGATGAGACCTGCACCTCGATGGGTTCGCGGCATTTGCGCGATTGGCTCCTTTACCCGCTGCAGGACCTCGGCCGAATCAGCGAGCGTCTGGATGCCATCGAGAGCCTGATCGAGTCTCCGGGGCTGCGGCGCGAACTGGGCACCCAGCTGAAAGCCATCGGCGATTTCGAACGCCTGGTGGCGCGCTTTGGTGTTGGTCGCGCCGGTCCGCGCGAGGCCGCGCGTTTGGGGCGGGCTCTGGACGCGGCGGCGTCGGTTCCTGAGCTTCTGATCGAATCGGGCAAGACATCCCTGCTGGTCTCTCTCGCCGATTCGGCACAGAGCCCGGCAGGGCTCGGTGCGCACCTTGCAGCTATGCTCGCAGATGAATTGCCCGTGCACGCGACCGATGGCGGGGTTGTTCGTCCGGGGGCGGATGCCGAGGTCGATCGATTGCGCGGGTTGGGTCGTGACGCCGAGCAATTGCTGGCGGAGCTTGAATCCCGAGAGCGGTCGTCGACCGGGATCAGCTCGCTCAAGATCCGTCACCATCGCGTTCTGGGTTATTTTTTCGACGTCACCAAGCCGAACCTTTCGCTGGTTCCTGATCATTTTGTTCGCAGGCAATCGCTTGCCTCGAGCGAGAGATTCTCAACCCCGGAGCTACAGGATCTCGAGCAGCAACTGAGCACGGCGGACGCACGCTGTCGCGAACGCGAGGCCGAAATTTTTCAGGAAGTCCTCGAGCTGGTTCGTGGTCAGGAGGTGCACCTGACCGCACAGGCGGCGGCCCTGGCGGTTGTGGATGTTCTCCTCGGCTTGGCCGATGTCGCACATCAACGCAACTATGTCCGACCCGAACTGCATCGCGGGACTTCGCTCGACGTTCGGGAGGGGCGGCATCCTGTCGTGGAGCGCACCTCGGCGGCCGGGTCGTTTGTCTCGAATGACACGCAGTTGGACGAGACCGATCGACAGCTGATGATCATTACGGGCCCCAATATGGCCGGTAAGAGTACATACCTCCGCCAAGTCGCCCTGATTACCCTGATGGCGCATGCCGGCAGTTTTGTCCCTGCCGCCTCGGCACGGATCTCTCTGACCGATCGAATTTGGACCCGCGTCGGCGCGGGCGATGATCTGGTCGCAGGGGACTCGACCTTCATGGTGGAAATGAAGGAAACCGCCGCAATTCTGTCCAATCTCACTTCGCGAACGCTGGTGATTCTCGATGAGATTGGCCGGGGGACGAGTACCTACGACGGGATCGCTATCGCATGGGCTGTGGCTGAATTCCTGCATGATTTCGAGCCGGCACCGGGGGCGCATGCAAAGACGCTCTTCGCGACGCATTTTCATGAACTGGTGGCCCTCGCACAGAGCCATCCCCGGGTCGTGAATGCATCGGTCACGGTGCGTGAATGGAAAGACGATGTGCTTTTTCTCCGCAAGGTTGTGGATGGTCCCGCGAGTCGGAGCTACGGGATCGCGGTGGCTCGTCTGGCCGGGGTGCCTGACCCCGTGGTGGCGAGAGCCCGCGACTTGTTGCGGAAATTGGAATCGGGAGAAGGACCAGGTGGAGCCGAAGGCCTCGCTTCGGCCACGAGTGCGCCCACCGCGCAGATCGAGCTGTTCAGCGGTCCCGAAGAAACCCTTCGTCAGTCGGTTGCTTCGATCGAAGTGGATGCCATGACACCGCTGGAGGCCTTGAACCGACTGCACGCTCTCGTGACGGAGGCTCGTCGTGAAGATTTCTAG
- the glnD gene encoding [protein-PII] uridylyltransferase, with protein sequence MATSGTAPSEAPEGVSLPPPESAGELGGIALAYIQELREKAEEWHRAGAGGSAVVEYYTKNFDLLICFLFDAAACTWRKRYVQGGEELAVLAQGGYGRAELNPYSDIDLLILLPHKITPFAEATTESILYALWDARVQVGHAVRNSKDCVRLAATDLKIKTSLLDARYLCGSESLTEQFEQALQRDIVGKAPSRFFRDKLDESTQRHEEFGDSIYLLEPQIKEGRGGLRDYHTALWLSKVHFGIRAIEDLVSKDVLTAGELLEILAARDYLFRTRNSLHFLTASHADQLTFELQDRVAADLGYGEVTPSFFEPVENFLGDYYRNASVITRFAERIVENVMNPAPPYRLIGKVMARTIRPGVQIVNNALEVSSVSIFREDPLEMLRVVRDAQRHGVKLAASLQSALRENAHLFGEDERADPRTAENFLAILRSPWRVYETVHQLHRLRLLERVLPEWEHLVCLVRRNHFHIYTVDEHSLMGIRELERLRRGDLAEELPLLTEVMREVEDPGLLFLAMMLHDAGKGLRGDHSEIGEKMAGEIGKRLGLDDDSCAEIQFLVRHHLVLALFAQQRDMNDEKTVLELARMVGSPETLRRLFLLTYGDMRATNPKMWNQWKDLLLSEAYLRSSEVFTRGFEPEDRNLRVERIRTRALADAHGEGGAAAEKALASFLDQMDDAYVVATPETSFADHADLVVAAEAQGFASQVRHVPERGFTEFSVALPDRAGLFAVLTGALAAFGMSVLTARISTTRGRLALDSFRISHADGPELAMDDERWSRLVVFLREVLAGEADIGARLRKVRESGLLRRKRPSRAITTIVADADSSEENLLLDVYAPDRVGLLHRVAEAIHDLGLKVHLAKIATNVGQAVDIFFVRELDGSKPTREAEIRESLMQSLESFEAEYQDSEALKSSSGGSGS encoded by the coding sequence ATGGCGACTTCCGGAACGGCTCCGAGCGAGGCACCTGAGGGGGTCTCGCTGCCACCACCGGAATCGGCGGGGGAGTTGGGGGGGATCGCGCTGGCCTACATTCAGGAACTGCGCGAGAAGGCGGAGGAGTGGCATCGAGCGGGTGCCGGGGGCAGCGCGGTCGTCGAGTATTACACGAAAAACTTCGACTTGCTGATCTGTTTCCTTTTTGACGCTGCCGCCTGCACCTGGCGCAAGCGCTATGTGCAGGGTGGGGAGGAGTTGGCCGTTCTGGCGCAGGGTGGGTATGGACGGGCGGAACTGAATCCTTACTCGGATATCGACCTTCTGATTCTCCTGCCGCACAAGATCACTCCATTTGCGGAAGCGACGACTGAGAGCATCCTCTACGCGCTTTGGGACGCGCGGGTGCAGGTCGGTCATGCGGTGCGAAACTCGAAAGATTGCGTGCGGTTGGCGGCGACCGACCTGAAGATCAAAACCTCGTTATTGGATGCTCGATATCTATGCGGCTCGGAGAGTCTCACGGAGCAATTCGAGCAAGCGTTGCAGCGTGATATTGTAGGCAAGGCCCCCTCGCGATTTTTTCGGGACAAGCTGGATGAAAGTACCCAGCGCCACGAGGAGTTTGGAGATTCCATTTATCTATTGGAGCCTCAGATCAAGGAGGGGCGTGGGGGGCTGCGAGACTACCATACCGCGCTTTGGCTATCGAAGGTGCACTTCGGTATTCGGGCAATTGAAGATCTGGTCAGCAAGGACGTCCTGACCGCCGGGGAACTCCTCGAGATTCTGGCGGCGCGGGATTATTTGTTCAGGACGCGAAACTCTCTGCATTTCCTGACTGCCTCTCATGCAGATCAATTGACCTTCGAGCTTCAGGATCGAGTGGCCGCCGACCTGGGGTATGGCGAGGTGACGCCAAGTTTTTTCGAGCCTGTCGAAAACTTCCTCGGAGATTACTACCGTAATGCCTCGGTCATCACGCGATTTGCTGAGCGCATCGTCGAGAACGTCATGAACCCGGCACCTCCCTATCGTTTGATCGGGAAGGTCATGGCCCGAACGATCCGGCCAGGTGTGCAGATCGTGAACAATGCGTTGGAAGTGTCATCTGTTTCTATTTTCCGGGAGGATCCGCTGGAAATGTTGCGTGTCGTGCGCGATGCGCAGCGGCATGGCGTCAAATTGGCGGCGAGTCTGCAGTCGGCGCTTCGCGAGAACGCCCACCTCTTTGGGGAAGACGAGCGCGCCGATCCCCGCACCGCCGAAAACTTTCTGGCAATTCTTCGTTCCCCATGGCGTGTTTACGAGACCGTCCACCAACTGCACAGGCTCCGGTTGCTGGAGCGAGTTCTTCCGGAATGGGAGCATCTTGTCTGCCTCGTGCGCCGGAACCATTTCCATATTTATACCGTCGACGAACATTCGCTGATGGGCATTCGTGAGCTTGAGCGACTGCGTCGAGGTGATCTGGCGGAAGAATTACCATTGCTCACGGAGGTCATGCGCGAGGTGGAAGACCCCGGCCTGCTTTTCCTCGCGATGATGTTGCATGATGCCGGAAAGGGATTGCGCGGCGACCATTCTGAAATCGGTGAGAAGATGGCCGGTGAAATCGGCAAGCGTCTCGGGCTGGATGACGACTCATGTGCCGAGATCCAATTCCTTGTGCGCCATCATCTCGTACTGGCGCTCTTTGCCCAGCAACGAGATATGAACGATGAGAAAACGGTCCTTGAATTGGCGCGAATGGTCGGGTCTCCCGAGACATTGCGTCGACTCTTTCTGCTCACCTACGGGGATATGCGGGCGACCAATCCCAAGATGTGGAATCAGTGGAAAGACCTGCTGCTCAGTGAGGCGTATCTTCGATCCTCGGAGGTCTTCACGCGCGGTTTTGAGCCCGAGGACCGGAACCTGCGTGTGGAGCGCATCCGAACCCGCGCGTTGGCTGACGCGCACGGGGAAGGGGGCGCCGCCGCCGAAAAGGCTTTGGCGTCGTTTCTGGACCAAATGGATGACGCTTACGTGGTGGCCACGCCGGAGACTTCTTTTGCCGATCACGCCGACTTGGTGGTCGCGGCGGAGGCGCAGGGTTTTGCCTCGCAGGTTCGTCACGTTCCCGAGCGGGGTTTTACCGAGTTCTCCGTAGCTCTTCCGGATCGGGCTGGATTATTTGCTGTTCTGACCGGGGCTCTGGCGGCGTTTGGCATGAGCGTTCTGACGGCGCGAATTTCCACGACACGCGGCCGGCTTGCTTTGGATTCTTTTCGCATTTCGCACGCGGATGGGCCGGAACTGGCTATGGACGACGAACGCTGGTCCCGTTTGGTTGTCTTCCTGCGGGAAGTTCTGGCGGGGGAGGCCGATATTGGCGCCCGCCTTCGCAAGGTTCGCGAATCGGGCCTGCTGCGGCGCAAGCGACCCAGCCGGGCGATCACAACGATCGTCGCGGACGCCGATTCCTCTGAGGAAAATCTCCTGCTCGACGTATATGCGCCGGATCGGGTGGGTCTCTTGCATCGGGTAGCCGAAGCAATACACGACCTTGGCTTGAAAGTTCATCTGGCGAAGATTGCGACCAACGTGGGACAGGCGGTGGATATCTTCTTCGTGCGCGAGTTGGACGGATCCAAACCGACGCGCGAGGCAGAAATTCGCGAATCCTTGATGCAGTCTCTGGAAAGTTTCGAAGCGGAGTATCAGGATAGCGAAGCCTTGAAGAGTAGTTCGGGCGGCAGCGGGAGCTGA
- a CDS encoding tyrosine recombinase, protein MTLEDATARHLAFLRAEKGASPHTISAYATDFSRFLAFASETYAIEDLERVSRELMISFQQAEATRGVGARTQARRLSSLRGLFRHALEEKWLDQNPLADIRQPRQPRKLPRILSTEDVEAMLEACARTPTPFRDLAILEVLYGGGLRVSEAISLTLDRLHLPQKALRVVGKGDRERMVPLGQPACQAMERYLEGERSKLLRKGRRDEVFLSPRGSGLTRQAVFALIRRLAARAGLDEAPSPHDLRHAFATHLVEHGADLRAVQTLLGHANISTTEVYTHVSRSHLSRMHEAHHPRERENFGAGRGKKE, encoded by the coding sequence ATGACTCTGGAGGACGCGACAGCACGGCATCTCGCTTTTCTTCGCGCGGAGAAGGGTGCATCCCCTCACACGATTTCTGCTTATGCCACGGACTTCTCGCGGTTCCTTGCCTTCGCGAGCGAGACGTATGCAATCGAGGACCTGGAGCGAGTCAGTCGCGAGTTGATGATCAGCTTTCAGCAGGCCGAGGCGACGCGCGGGGTAGGCGCCCGAACTCAGGCAAGGCGGCTCTCTTCGCTGCGTGGGCTCTTCCGCCATGCCTTGGAGGAGAAATGGCTGGACCAGAACCCTCTTGCGGATATCCGTCAGCCTCGCCAGCCGAGAAAGTTGCCGCGCATTCTTTCCACTGAAGATGTCGAGGCGATGTTGGAGGCCTGCGCGCGCACGCCGACTCCGTTTCGCGATTTGGCAATACTGGAAGTTCTTTACGGTGGCGGCTTGCGGGTCAGCGAGGCAATTTCCCTGACTCTGGATCGTTTGCATTTACCCCAGAAAGCCTTGCGGGTCGTGGGGAAGGGGGACCGAGAGCGCATGGTGCCCTTGGGGCAACCAGCCTGCCAGGCGATGGAGCGGTATCTGGAGGGGGAGCGATCGAAACTCTTGCGGAAGGGTCGGCGCGACGAGGTTTTTCTGTCTCCACGGGGATCCGGCCTGACGCGGCAGGCGGTATTCGCGTTGATCCGCCGACTGGCGGCCCGTGCCGGCCTCGATGAGGCCCCGTCGCCCCATGATTTGCGCCATGCCTTCGCGACGCATCTGGTCGAACATGGTGCGGACCTGCGCGCCGTGCAGACCTTGCTCGGACATGCCAACATCTCAACCACCGAGGTCTATACGCACGTGAGCCGGAGTCATCTCAGCCGCATGCATGAGGCGCACCATCCACGCGAACGAGAGAATTTTGGTGCGGGACGCGGAAAGAAAGAATGA
- a CDS encoding N-acetylmuramoyl-L-alanine amidase, with protein sequence MKISSRSFLFWVGITLTTLLGGDVRAAKIRHQAIVERVGWEVSGGSAQIVVSVKGAVDFSSHTAPPDKARGLPPRAYVDLKPARLGSAIARQPIKVEDGLVERIRIGQFDKTTVRIVVDLRQPALFDVRTAANPPRLILSLRQPPPKASGARVSKAEQKSPSKPEASKSAEVVATRPFRVVLDPGHGGRDPGAVGVSGESEKKVTLRIAELLAQRLGADPQINVTLTRDSDRSVSLEDRAGIANARSADLFISLHANATADGLARGIETYTLNNTDDQATNRLAALENGLALTGAKGKKGDLAFILSDMLQTGKAKESWSLAEAVQEETTSYLSSRWKSVENLGVKKGPFYVLVGAYMPCILVEVGFLTHPVEGQRLSTRRYQNDLAEGLARGIKRFLRSSAGVSSLENL encoded by the coding sequence GTGAAGATTTCTAGCCGGTCTTTCTTGTTTTGGGTGGGAATAACCCTGACGACCTTGCTCGGTGGGGATGTTCGTGCGGCTAAAATCCGCCATCAGGCAATTGTCGAACGTGTGGGCTGGGAGGTCAGTGGCGGATCCGCCCAGATCGTGGTCAGCGTGAAGGGGGCGGTCGATTTCAGTTCCCATACCGCGCCGCCGGACAAGGCTCGGGGTCTGCCTCCTCGTGCCTATGTCGACTTGAAGCCGGCACGTCTGGGTTCGGCGATCGCGCGGCAGCCAATCAAGGTCGAGGACGGACTCGTCGAGAGAATTCGGATCGGTCAATTCGACAAGACCACTGTGCGTATCGTCGTCGACCTGCGCCAACCTGCGCTCTTTGATGTGCGGACAGCCGCAAACCCCCCACGTTTGATTCTTTCGCTGCGCCAACCCCCGCCAAAGGCCTCGGGGGCCAGGGTATCGAAAGCCGAGCAAAAGTCGCCGTCGAAACCGGAAGCCTCGAAGTCGGCTGAGGTGGTAGCGACACGTCCATTTCGTGTCGTTCTCGATCCGGGTCATGGCGGTCGGGACCCTGGTGCCGTCGGTGTTTCGGGAGAGTCCGAGAAGAAAGTGACTCTGCGGATCGCGGAGTTGTTGGCGCAACGACTGGGCGCCGATCCGCAGATCAATGTGACCCTGACGCGAGACAGTGATCGCTCGGTTTCGCTCGAGGATCGCGCGGGGATAGCAAATGCGCGGAGTGCAGATCTCTTTATTTCTCTCCACGCGAACGCGACGGCCGATGGACTGGCGCGCGGGATCGAGACCTACACTCTGAACAATACGGATGATCAGGCCACCAACCGCCTTGCCGCTCTGGAGAATGGTCTGGCGTTGACAGGAGCCAAGGGGAAGAAAGGCGATCTGGCGTTCATTCTCAGCGATATGCTGCAGACCGGAAAGGCCAAGGAGTCCTGGAGTCTCGCGGAGGCGGTACAGGAGGAGACCACCAGCTATTTATCCTCCCGCTGGAAGTCTGTAGAGAATCTGGGCGTAAAAAAGGGACCTTTTTACGTGCTGGTCGGCGCCTATATGCCGTGTATTCTCGTAGAAGTGGGATTTTTGACACATCCGGTCGAAGGGCAACGCCTTTCGACCCGGCGCTACCAGAATGATCTCGCCGAAGGACTTGCGCGCGGCATCAAACGATTCCTCCGTTCCTCGGCCGGCGTATCGTCTCTGGAGAACCTCTGA
- the trpS gene encoding tryptophan--tRNA ligase — MRVLSGIQPTGRFHWGNYFGAIQQYINLQTEDEAYYFIANLHALTTIRDRERLETLTYESALDLLALGLDPDQASLFVQSDVPEISELTWILMTGTPMGLLERCHAYKEKREKGINADAGLFTYPVLMAADILGYDSNIVPVGQDQVQHIEVARDIAKSFNHHFGECFVLPKAKLLDASAKVPGSDGEKMSKSYDNTIEIFGSEKAIKKKIMRIVTDSRPMEEPKEPDEDHLYQLYSLFASEEQRNELAATYREGGFAYGHVKLRIAEASADYFRDAWNRRETLEKDSGYVRDVLDAGARQARAKSGAVLERARQATGLVR; from the coding sequence ATGCGAGTACTTTCGGGAATTCAGCCGACCGGTCGATTTCATTGGGGAAACTATTTCGGAGCGATCCAGCAGTATATCAATCTGCAGACCGAGGATGAGGCCTACTATTTTATCGCGAACCTGCATGCCCTCACCACGATTCGCGACAGGGAGCGTCTCGAAACTCTGACTTACGAATCTGCGCTGGACTTGCTCGCTCTGGGTCTGGATCCGGACCAGGCTTCGTTGTTTGTGCAATCGGATGTGCCCGAAATTTCCGAGCTGACATGGATTCTGATGACGGGAACCCCAATGGGACTTCTCGAGCGGTGCCATGCGTACAAGGAGAAGCGAGAGAAGGGGATCAATGCCGATGCCGGTCTTTTCACCTATCCGGTGCTCATGGCGGCAGACATTCTGGGCTACGACTCGAATATCGTGCCCGTGGGACAGGATCAGGTGCAACATATTGAGGTGGCTCGCGATATCGCGAAGAGTTTCAACCACCATTTTGGCGAGTGCTTTGTCCTCCCCAAGGCGAAACTTCTGGACGCATCGGCGAAGGTGCCGGGTAGCGACGGCGAGAAAATGTCGAAGAGCTACGACAACACCATCGAGATCTTCGGTTCCGAGAAGGCGATCAAGAAGAAGATCATGCGCATCGTCACGGATTCGCGTCCGATGGAGGAGCCCAAGGAGCCTGACGAAGACCATCTCTATCAACTCTACAGTTTGTTTGCTTCCGAGGAGCAGCGCAACGAGTTGGCGGCCACGTATCGTGAGGGCGGGTTTGCTTACGGTCATGTGAAACTCAGAATCGCCGAGGCCTCGGCTGACTATTTTCGCGATGCCTGGAACCGTCGTGAAACACTGGAGAAGGATTCCGGGTACGTGCGAGATGTTCTGGATGCGGGCGCCCGGCAGGCCCGCGCCAAATCAGGAGCTGTGCTGGAGAGGGCCCGACAGGCCACTGGGTTGGTCCGCTAA
- the scpB gene encoding SMC-Scp complex subunit ScpB: MTTAGTEEVPTTEEPTTEEPRTAEDGILELAEEPVDEETAGEPSDEAPELEASDTDASEEEDAIPEAELRSALEALLFAAAEPLPLQRLSRLFQGQGRGAVKKALAALQEELAANERGIRLVEVSSGYQFRSAPEHAPWLRRFFAEKPPRLSRALLETISIIAYRQPVTRGEIESIRGVNCDAILTALQNRDLILATGRRDTPGRPVEYGTTAEFLELFTMRDLSELPPLPDAESLANLLKEDAVQEESEASADGEELATNMDAGSGEGESLPDGGTDGGPGGQQAAAGEGEIAGDSSDDPDDDAEQETPKVRAMAAAAGVGGTGEEPSVIDQASESGQADGTDGADSEDSQPSGGGLAPSGRGPDS; this comes from the coding sequence ATGACGACGGCTGGCACAGAGGAAGTCCCGACGACTGAGGAACCGACGACTGAGGAACCAAGGACGGCCGAGGACGGTATTCTCGAACTCGCCGAGGAACCAGTCGACGAGGAAACGGCGGGCGAGCCTTCGGACGAAGCCCCGGAGTTGGAGGCAAGCGATACGGACGCGAGCGAGGAAGAAGACGCGATTCCCGAGGCCGAGCTCCGATCTGCTTTGGAAGCCCTTCTTTTTGCGGCGGCCGAGCCGCTTCCCCTGCAGCGCCTGTCCCGTCTTTTTCAGGGGCAGGGCCGCGGTGCGGTCAAGAAGGCGCTGGCTGCCCTGCAGGAGGAGCTGGCGGCCAACGAACGTGGCATTCGACTCGTGGAGGTTTCGTCCGGGTATCAGTTTCGCTCGGCACCCGAACACGCGCCCTGGTTGAGACGCTTCTTCGCCGAGAAACCGCCGCGCCTTTCTCGAGCCCTGCTCGAGACCATTTCGATCATTGCATACCGCCAGCCCGTAACGCGTGGGGAGATCGAGTCTATCCGCGGCGTCAATTGTGACGCGATTCTCACAGCTCTCCAGAACCGCGACTTGATTCTCGCGACCGGTCGTCGTGATACTCCGGGGCGGCCCGTCGAATACGGCACCACCGCCGAATTTCTCGAGTTGTTCACGATGCGTGATCTTTCCGAATTACCACCTCTCCCCGACGCAGAGTCACTTGCGAATCTCCTCAAGGAGGATGCGGTGCAAGAGGAGTCGGAGGCTTCGGCCGATGGCGAGGAGCTCGCTACAAATATGGACGCGGGGAGCGGAGAAGGAGAGTCGCTTCCTGACGGAGGGACCGATGGCGGGCCCGGCGGCCAGCAGGCAGCAGCCGGTGAAGGTGAGATCGCCGGCGACTCTTCGGATGATCCGGATGACGATGCCGAGCAAGAAACGCCCAAGGTCAGGGCAATGGCGGCAGCCGCGGGGGTTGGCGGCACAGGTGAGGAGCCGTCGGTAATCGATCAAGCTTCGGAGAGCGGGCAAGCAGATGGAACGGATGGAGCGGATTCAGAAGATTCTCAGCCGAGCGGGGGTGGCCTCGCGCCGAGCGGCCGAGGACCTGATTCGTGA
- a CDS encoding segregation/condensation protein A gives MSEAYSVKLEQFEGPLDLLLHLIKKHEVDLYQLSVSEITDQYLAYMTEAEDLNLDLAGEFLVMAATLIYLKSRALLPADEREDLEDEEPLDPEAQLIEQLLEHERFQKAGQALAERHVLGRDIFERSVIETQPGNFIEPTRPMAVQDLLGALERLLARRAKNLAHQVSIERLSLRDGIESVVEQLRARQRCRFEDLFPESASRVRIIVTFLAILELVKSGAVTATQTETHAEIDILLLREVNPDDVLAIEDVEEMQA, from the coding sequence ATGTCCGAGGCCTACAGCGTCAAGCTCGAGCAGTTCGAGGGTCCCCTCGATCTGCTCCTTCATTTGATCAAAAAACACGAGGTGGATCTCTACCAGCTCTCGGTCTCCGAGATCACGGACCAATACCTCGCCTATATGACGGAAGCCGAGGACTTGAACCTGGATTTGGCCGGAGAATTCCTGGTCATGGCCGCAACCCTGATTTACCTCAAATCGCGTGCTCTCCTTCCAGCCGACGAGCGCGAAGACCTGGAGGATGAGGAACCGCTGGATCCCGAGGCCCAGCTGATCGAACAATTGCTCGAGCATGAGCGCTTTCAGAAAGCCGGTCAGGCGCTGGCCGAGCGCCATGTGCTCGGACGAGATATTTTCGAGCGCTCCGTGATCGAGACGCAGCCCGGGAATTTCATTGAGCCAACGCGCCCCATGGCCGTGCAGGATCTCCTCGGAGCTCTCGAGCGACTGTTGGCTCGTCGCGCAAAAAATCTCGCCCATCAGGTCTCGATCGAAAGGTTGTCCCTGCGTGATGGGATCGAAAGTGTCGTCGAACAATTGCGCGCGCGGCAGCGCTGTCGTTTCGAAGACCTTTTCCCGGAGTCGGCCTCGCGCGTGCGCATTATTGTCACGTTTCTCGCGATTCTCGAATTGGTAAAATCGGGTGCCGTGACGGCAACGCAGACAGAGACGCACGCCGAGATCGACATTCTCCTTCTTCGTGAGGTGAATCCGGATGATGTACTCGCAATCGAAGATGTGGAGGAGATGCAGGCATGA